The following coding sequences are from one Bufo bufo chromosome 2, aBufBuf1.1, whole genome shotgun sequence window:
- the PLA2G12A gene encoding group XIIA secretory phospholipase A2, which produces MSPWLLPLAGLYSVLLAVSSGEHQSHQQPETPDWRMTLKTIRNGVHKIDMYLNAALDLLGGEDGLCQHKCRDGSKPLPRYGYKHAPPNGCGSPVFGFHFDVGIPSMTRCCNQHDRCYDTCGNLKNDCDEQFQSCLSKICRDVQKTLGISESVQACESTVALLFDAVIHLGCKPYMESQRAACICPYEEKIDL; this is translated from the exons ATGAGCCCCTGGCTGCTGCCACTTGCCGGTCTATACTCCGTTCTGCTGGCTGTCAGCTCCGGGGAGCACCAGTCCCATCAGCAGCCAGAGACCCCAGACTGGAGGATGACGCTGAAGACCATCAGGAACGGAGTGCACAAGATAGACATGTACCTGAATGCTGCCCTGGACCTGCTGGGAGGAGAAGATGGGCTGTGCCAGCATAAGTGCAGAGACG GTTCCAAGCCACTTCCCCGTTATGGCTACAAACATGCTCCGCCGAATGGATGTGGATCTCCTGTGTTTGGATTTCAT tttgaTGTTGGCATTCCATCAATGACTAGATGCTGCAACCAACATGACCGCTGCTATGACACATGTGGTAACCTGAAGAATGATTGTGATGAGCAGTTTCAGAGCTGCCTCTCCAAAATATGCCGAGATGTACAGAAAACGTTAGGCATTTCTGAGAGTGTTCAAG CTTGTGAATCCACAGTGGCACTCCTGTTTGATGCAGTCATACATTTGGGATGTAAACCCTATATGGAAAGCCAAAGAGCTGCGTGCATTTGTCCATATGAAGAGAAAATAGATCTATGA